A single window of Sphingobacterium sp. ML3W DNA harbors:
- a CDS encoding multidrug effflux MFS transporter: MGNLKTNQLVVVLILALLSALEPFSIDLYLPGFLKIAQYYQTDLKAVQFSISTFLAGFAAGQLFWGIMSDRYGRKWPTIISLLLFIVATIACIYSVTIEQFWIARFFQAFAGCAGVVIARAIVNEYFDKAETMHIFSLLAIIAGVAPIIGPVAGNFLVSHFDWQSTFITLLVLGVFSLFSVILFLPETRVKTIGKQGNLLQEFKSVLKVRTFVKYTLIGSLTYSILMIYLANAPYLIMEYGNLTSQYFSYIFAFNAIGLVIGAWLSNSVLSRWLSVRQIIKSTILIGLILSVVFLGLCIAKQPIIVLLIPLFFLILTLGILFPTTTKLALEPFHENSGSASALLGSLQLVVTFCISAITNIIPADLLLLTGLALFVCHVLYVCCYLILEPKIIKHNQ, from the coding sequence ATGGGTAACTTAAAAACAAATCAACTCGTAGTCGTGCTCATTTTAGCACTTTTGTCTGCTTTAGAGCCCTTTAGTATCGACTTGTATTTGCCAGGATTTTTAAAAATTGCACAGTATTATCAAACAGATTTGAAAGCCGTTCAGTTTTCTATATCTACGTTTTTAGCTGGATTTGCTGCTGGTCAACTATTTTGGGGAATTATGTCAGATCGTTATGGAAGGAAATGGCCGACGATTATATCCTTACTTCTATTTATTGTAGCAACTATTGCGTGTATATACTCCGTTACTATCGAACAGTTCTGGATTGCTAGGTTTTTCCAGGCGTTTGCCGGCTGTGCAGGAGTTGTGATCGCAAGAGCCATTGTAAACGAATATTTTGACAAGGCAGAGACTATGCATATCTTTTCCCTATTAGCTATTATAGCAGGTGTAGCCCCTATTATTGGACCGGTTGCCGGAAATTTTTTGGTCTCACATTTCGATTGGCAATCAACTTTTATTACGCTATTGGTTTTAGGTGTATTTAGCTTGTTTTCTGTTATCCTATTCCTACCTGAAACTAGAGTTAAAACGATTGGAAAACAAGGAAACTTATTGCAGGAGTTTAAGAGCGTACTTAAAGTCAGAACGTTTGTGAAATACACCTTAATTGGTAGCTTGACTTATAGTATATTGATGATTTATTTAGCGAATGCACCATATTTGATTATGGAATATGGAAACCTCACTTCACAATATTTCAGTTATATATTTGCTTTTAATGCCATAGGGTTAGTAATCGGAGCCTGGTTATCTAATTCGGTATTATCACGCTGGTTATCTGTACGCCAAATCATTAAAAGTACAATACTAATAGGATTGATACTTAGCGTGGTTTTTCTGGGACTATGTATTGCTAAACAACCAATTATAGTGCTATTGATTCCATTATTCTTTTTGATTCTGACTTTGGGGATTTTATTCCCAACAACGACTAAATTAGCCTTAGAACCGTTTCATGAGAACAGTGGTTCTGCATCCGCTTTATTAGGCTCTTTACAGTTGGTCGTTACCTTTTGTATCTCCGCTATCACCAACATTATCCCTGCCGATTTATTACTATTGACGGGTCTAGCACTGTTTGTTTGCCATGTGCTTTATGTATGTTGTTATTTGATTTTAGAACCCAAAATTATTAAGCATAACCAATAG
- a CDS encoding FecR family protein: MNNLNYISKLIKKYFQERLNEDEALDLNVWLDEDVRNQHFLNALGQSKTLMDDLDRFQNLEKDWMNGEKEQELMARVADGIQSRSSRKTYKKTILYWAASIVLTISVTAMIFYLQYNHVQYSTVTFSEMTDVAAGTTKAQIILPDGRIIVLNDNSEGIHLGDSALYGMTLELGEDYLDKSTKMVLEVPLKSSYQVVLSDGTKVFLNSGSRLTYPIGFDSDRRIVELEGEAFFEVVGAEIPNSKHKNGMQRLPFIVKSANQTIEVLGTKFNVSAYADQKYTKTALLEGKVAVSMNGSRLEKQFLLPGQQSTSDGVQMKIQTVDLEQISAWKRGQFYFDGTDSKDVLEQLGRWYGIEIEYPDHYSPIPFYGIIDRTKSLKSVLYMLEKSGLKFSILSNGNHIKLLIEE, from the coding sequence ATGAACAACCTAAATTATATTTCAAAATTAATTAAGAAATATTTTCAAGAAAGATTGAACGAGGATGAAGCGCTCGATTTAAATGTTTGGTTAGACGAAGATGTTAGAAATCAACATTTTTTAAATGCTTTAGGGCAGTCGAAAACATTGATGGATGATTTAGACCGTTTCCAAAATTTAGAAAAAGATTGGATGAATGGGGAAAAGGAGCAAGAGCTGATGGCACGGGTAGCGGATGGCATTCAATCTAGAAGTAGTCGAAAAACATATAAAAAAACGATTTTATATTGGGCGGCGAGCATCGTACTTACAATATCTGTGACTGCTATGATTTTTTATTTACAATACAACCATGTTCAATATAGTACTGTTACGTTTAGCGAGATGACGGATGTTGCAGCTGGAACAACCAAGGCACAAATCATTTTGCCTGATGGTCGTATTATTGTTTTAAATGATAATTCTGAGGGTATACATTTAGGAGACAGTGCGCTATACGGAATGACCCTCGAGCTCGGAGAGGACTATCTTGATAAATCGACAAAAATGGTACTCGAAGTGCCTTTAAAAAGCAGTTATCAAGTTGTGCTTTCTGATGGTACAAAAGTCTTTTTAAACTCAGGGTCCAGATTAACCTATCCCATCGGTTTTGATTCAGATAGACGTATCGTTGAACTTGAAGGGGAAGCATTTTTTGAAGTTGTGGGAGCTGAAATTCCGAATAGTAAACATAAAAATGGCATGCAAAGATTACCATTCATCGTCAAGTCTGCAAATCAAACCATCGAAGTTTTGGGCACTAAGTTTAATGTTTCCGCTTATGCTGATCAAAAGTATACTAAAACAGCTCTGTTAGAAGGAAAAGTTGCTGTCAGTATGAATGGTTCCAGACTTGAAAAGCAATTTTTATTACCAGGGCAGCAAAGTACCAGTGATGGTGTTCAGATGAAGATACAAACTGTGGATTTAGAACAGATCTCAGCATGGAAAAGAGGTCAGTTTTATTTTGATGGCACCGATTCCAAAGATGTATTAGAACAATTGGGACGTTGGTATGGCATTGAAATCGAATATCCCGATCATTATTCACCAATACCATTTTATGGCATCATAGATCGAACTAAAAGTTTAAAATCTGTCTTGTACATGCTGGAGAAAAGTGGACTTAAATTTAGCATTCTCAGCAATGGAAATCATATAAAATTGCTAATTGAAGAATAG
- a CDS encoding SusC/RagA family TonB-linked outer membrane protein has translation MFFKPIVRWLDSRFAFRLFITMKLIALLLITTIFQVIASVKAQTIQLNVKGESLKNVMRTIQKQKGVSFLFKGDAIANMPITATIHDSSLPETMNTILQGKNLVWELMDNTVVIHVAPTKEQTILRENLSNQKTTTGQVKDEDGKPLPGATIIIKGTTNSTSTDGSGNFQLSNVPTDATLIISSVGYVTKEIQVSGKTNLLVQLASSNYGMDEVIVVGYGKQKKANLTGAVSTVSSKELESRPVQNVGQALQGLVPGLNLQTSGLGGELNQNLSVNIRGGGTIGVGSSASTLVLIDGMEGDLNAINPNDIESISVLKDAASSAIYGSRAPFGVILITTKSGKSGKAVVNYNNNIRLSKPMGLPTMLDSKTFAYYYNEAAANDGEGAKFSQDVLDRIDAYQKGTINTVSVPNASGDWGYYTGSNANTNWFDEFYRKFSTSHEHSLSINGGSEKIKYFTSGNYMDQSGLNRYSDDKFKRYTFANKLNFIVNDHVELTTNTRFVREDYGKAAHMNDLYYHNIARRWPTVPVKDDNGYYSEPSEISQLLNGGRSNEVKDLLYQQVQLLIKPTKDWNINANVNYRIRNTNSHSELLKAYAYKADGEPFPLAVGYNSAGNTAVTEVGVKEEYFSTNIFTDYSLTIADDHQFKFLVGFNSELEKNRSLRGSMTDLISDDIPTLNTATKNPLTSGAYQHWATAGFFGRINYSYRDRYLVEVNGRYDGSSRFPTELRWNLFPSVSMGWNVANESFWKWKDQISAFKLRGSYGELGNQYTNNWYPFYELMPVSTNNGSWLLNGQKTNTANSPGLISSNLTWERVSSWNVGLDVQALRNRLGITLEVFKRNTFNMIGPAPTLPAILGTAVPRVNNSEMYSKGFEIELSWKDRIGEFDYSVRGVLSDDHQVVTKYPNEYGDLAQWYSGRASNQIWGYTTLGIAQSQGEMDAHLAHTKQTFASQWQAGDIMYADLNGDGKVDNGANTLQDHGDLSIIGNSSPRYRFSLDLSMAYKGFDARVFLQGIGKRDYMPNGAYFWGATGGMWQSAGFEENMDFYRDENSTMVQNGILDLNKGAYLPRPYFNTTKNQNIQTRYIQNAAYMRLKNAQIGYTFSQEALKKIGVSKLRVYLSGENLLTFSKMSKVFDPETVGLGGWNDGKTYPFSTVYSFGLNVNF, from the coding sequence ATGTTTTTTAAACCAATTGTAAGGTGGCTAGATAGTCGCTTTGCTTTCCGATTATTCATTACGATGAAGCTAATAGCACTTTTACTGATTACTACTATTTTTCAGGTTATTGCAAGCGTGAAAGCCCAAACCATTCAACTTAACGTGAAAGGGGAATCTCTGAAAAACGTGATGAGAACAATACAAAAACAAAAAGGAGTATCTTTCTTGTTTAAAGGAGATGCTATAGCCAATATGCCCATTACGGCGACCATACATGATTCTTCTCTACCTGAAACGATGAATACAATTCTTCAGGGTAAAAATTTAGTTTGGGAATTGATGGACAATACAGTTGTCATTCATGTTGCCCCCACTAAAGAACAAACAATATTACGGGAGAATTTAAGCAATCAGAAAACAACGACGGGTCAGGTAAAAGATGAAGATGGAAAACCTTTACCAGGAGCTACGATTATTATAAAAGGAACCACCAATTCTACTTCTACCGATGGATCAGGTAATTTTCAATTATCAAATGTACCCACCGATGCGACCTTAATTATTTCATCGGTAGGTTATGTAACCAAAGAAATTCAAGTTTCTGGCAAAACCAACCTCTTGGTTCAATTAGCATCTTCCAATTATGGTATGGATGAAGTTATTGTCGTAGGATATGGTAAACAAAAGAAAGCAAATTTAACAGGCGCTGTTTCTACAGTATCATCAAAAGAATTAGAATCTAGACCGGTGCAAAATGTAGGACAGGCGCTCCAAGGTTTGGTACCGGGTCTGAATTTGCAGACATCTGGATTAGGCGGAGAATTGAATCAAAACTTAAGTGTCAATATTCGCGGTGGTGGAACAATCGGCGTAGGCTCTTCCGCTTCTACTTTAGTGCTCATTGACGGGATGGAAGGAGATCTCAATGCCATTAATCCCAATGATATCGAGAGTATTTCTGTTTTAAAAGACGCAGCTTCCTCAGCCATCTATGGATCGCGCGCACCTTTCGGTGTGATTTTGATCACAACCAAATCTGGTAAATCGGGCAAGGCGGTCGTTAATTATAACAATAATATACGACTAAGCAAACCTATGGGACTCCCGACCATGTTGGATTCAAAAACATTTGCTTACTATTATAATGAGGCTGCAGCCAATGATGGTGAAGGAGCTAAGTTTTCGCAAGACGTACTTGATCGCATCGATGCCTATCAAAAAGGAACCATTAATACGGTCAGTGTACCTAATGCAAGTGGTGATTGGGGATATTATACAGGATCCAACGCCAATACCAATTGGTTTGATGAGTTTTATCGTAAGTTCTCTACTTCACATGAGCATAGCCTTAGTATCAATGGAGGGAGTGAAAAGATAAAATATTTCACCTCTGGTAACTATATGGATCAAAGTGGTTTGAATCGTTATTCAGATGATAAATTCAAACGTTATACTTTTGCAAATAAATTGAACTTTATAGTCAATGACCATGTCGAGTTAACGACCAATACCCGATTTGTTAGAGAAGATTATGGTAAAGCGGCACATATGAACGATCTCTACTACCATAATATTGCAAGACGATGGCCTACTGTACCGGTAAAAGATGACAATGGCTATTATTCGGAACCTTCAGAGATCAGTCAATTATTAAATGGTGGACGGTCTAATGAGGTGAAAGATCTCCTTTATCAACAAGTGCAATTGCTCATAAAACCAACAAAAGATTGGAATATTAATGCGAATGTAAATTACCGCATTCGTAACACAAACTCACATAGTGAATTATTGAAGGCCTATGCCTATAAAGCGGATGGTGAGCCATTTCCGCTAGCAGTAGGTTATAATTCCGCAGGTAATACTGCAGTCACTGAGGTAGGTGTAAAAGAAGAATACTTTAGCACGAATATCTTTACAGATTATAGTTTAACGATAGCAGATGACCATCAATTTAAATTCTTGGTAGGTTTCAACTCCGAGCTGGAAAAAAACCGTTCATTAAGAGGTAGTATGACCGATTTAATATCTGATGATATCCCAACGCTCAATACCGCTACTAAAAACCCACTGACATCAGGAGCATACCAACATTGGGCCACTGCTGGTTTTTTTGGTCGTATCAATTATAGTTATCGTGATCGATATTTAGTTGAGGTCAATGGACGTTATGACGGATCTTCACGTTTTCCTACCGAATTGAGGTGGAATCTGTTTCCTTCCGTATCGATGGGATGGAACGTCGCAAATGAAAGTTTTTGGAAATGGAAAGATCAAATATCAGCCTTTAAATTAAGGGGGTCTTACGGCGAACTTGGGAATCAATATACCAATAATTGGTATCCATTTTATGAGCTTATGCCGGTATCAACCAATAATGGAAGCTGGTTATTAAATGGACAAAAAACCAATACTGCTAATTCTCCTGGTTTGATTTCCTCAAACCTTACTTGGGAACGCGTCTCCAGTTGGAATGTGGGACTAGATGTGCAGGCATTAAGGAATAGATTGGGTATCACTTTAGAGGTTTTCAAAAGGAACACTTTTAACATGATAGGCCCTGCACCCACTTTACCAGCTATTTTAGGTACGGCAGTTCCAAGAGTAAATAACTCTGAAATGTATTCAAAGGGTTTTGAAATCGAGCTATCTTGGAAAGACCGTATCGGAGAATTTGACTATAGCGTACGTGGGGTTTTATCAGATGATCATCAAGTGGTCACTAAATATCCAAATGAATACGGTGATTTGGCGCAATGGTACAGCGGAAGGGCAAGTAATCAAATCTGGGGTTATACAACTTTAGGTATAGCACAAAGTCAGGGAGAAATGGATGCGCATTTAGCCCATACCAAACAAACATTTGCCTCACAGTGGCAAGCAGGTGATATTATGTATGCCGATCTGAACGGTGATGGTAAAGTGGATAATGGAGCAAATACACTTCAAGATCATGGGGATTTAAGCATAATAGGTAATAGTTCTCCACGTTACCGCTTTAGCTTAGACTTAAGCATGGCATATAAAGGTTTTGACGCTCGTGTTTTCTTACAAGGTATAGGAAAAAGAGATTATATGCCCAATGGTGCATATTTTTGGGGTGCTACCGGTGGTATGTGGCAGTCAGCAGGTTTTGAGGAGAATATGGATTTCTACAGAGATGAAAACTCTACGATGGTTCAAAATGGTATCTTGGATTTAAATAAAGGGGCCTATTTACCTAGACCTTATTTCAATACCACTAAAAACCAAAATATACAAACACGCTATATTCAAAATGCGGCATATATGCGTTTAAAAAATGCACAGATCGGTTATACTTTTAGTCAGGAAGCATTGAAGAAAATAGGTGTATCCAAACTCAGGGTTTACTTGTCAGGAGAAAATTTATTGACTTTTTCAAAGATGTCAAAAGTGTTTGATCCAGAAACTGTAGGCTTAGGGGGTTGGAACGATGGAAAGACATACCCATTCTCCACGGTTTATTCTTTCGGCTTAAATGTCAATTTCTAA
- a CDS encoding RNA polymerase sigma factor produces the protein MEIDALWYIELKNGNENGLNRFMKLYLKPLSFFAYNIVQSKELTEELVVDAFLKVWNYQEKFQSDQHAVRFLYQVTKNACLNAVEKNKHVPPFDYELDNLLIYDDTDIQQQIIYDEFLQQVEKELAKLSEQQRNIFRMSCMQGYSTQEICLLLETTPQVVFNAKSKSIKHLRNVLDKPNNWFGVILFSCYLGN, from the coding sequence ATGGAAATTGATGCATTATGGTACATTGAACTTAAAAATGGAAATGAGAACGGTTTAAATAGATTCATGAAGTTGTACCTAAAGCCATTATCATTTTTCGCTTATAATATTGTACAATCAAAAGAATTAACAGAAGAACTGGTGGTTGATGCTTTTTTGAAGGTTTGGAATTATCAGGAAAAATTTCAATCTGATCAACATGCCGTTCGCTTTCTATACCAGGTGACAAAAAATGCTTGTTTAAATGCAGTGGAGAAAAATAAACACGTTCCACCGTTTGATTATGAATTGGATAATCTGTTGATTTACGATGATACGGATATACAACAGCAAATCATATACGATGAGTTTTTACAACAGGTAGAGAAAGAGCTTGCTAAGTTGTCAGAGCAACAAAGGAATATTTTTAGAATGAGTTGTATGCAGGGATATTCTACTCAAGAAATCTGTCTCTTACTGGAGACCACTCCTCAGGTTGTATTTAATGCCAAATCTAAGTCTATTAAGCATTTACGTAATGTATTAGATAAACCAAATAATTGGTTTGGAGTTATTTTATTCTCCTGTTATTTAGGTAATTAG
- a CDS encoding HAD family hydrolase: protein MKLIIFDLDGTLLDTLQDLGDSCNRILEEYGYPIHPLQSYKKFVGNGVRTLIERALPVNARTDDTITRLLVAFKERYEEKADNCTQPYAGIMHLLQTLKSSGYLISIASNKYHEAVIPLVEKYFPEISFDLILGHRAGHPAKPDAHIVFDTLNRLNIQPADCCYVGDSSVDMDTAKNAGVCAIGVSWGFRDEEELTRHGADYIIDEPQQLLDILKSSL, encoded by the coding sequence ATGAAGCTTATCATATTTGATTTAGACGGAACATTGTTAGACACACTTCAAGATTTGGGCGATAGCTGCAATAGGATACTTGAGGAATATGGCTATCCAATTCACCCTCTTCAATCTTACAAAAAATTTGTTGGTAATGGAGTTCGAACTCTTATCGAACGAGCATTACCTGTAAATGCAAGAACAGACGATACCATAACACGTCTACTTGTCGCATTCAAGGAACGATATGAAGAGAAGGCTGATAACTGTACGCAACCATATGCTGGCATCATGCATTTATTACAGACACTTAAATCATCTGGTTATCTGATTTCGATTGCTTCCAATAAATATCATGAGGCTGTTATTCCATTGGTAGAAAAGTATTTTCCTGAGATTTCATTTGATCTAATCTTAGGGCATCGAGCGGGGCATCCTGCTAAACCAGATGCACATATTGTGTTCGACACGCTCAATAGATTAAACATACAACCTGCTGATTGTTGTTATGTAGGTGACTCTTCTGTGGATATGGATACTGCTAAAAATGCAGGAGTATGTGCAATCGGTGTGTCATGGGGCTTTCGAGATGAAGAAGAGTTAACAAGACATGGAGCAGATTATATTATTGATGAACCCCAACAACTCTTGGATATTTTGAAATCGTCTTTATAA
- a CDS encoding RagB/SusD family nutrient uptake outer membrane protein, translating to MKHIKYTIGLVGLSIGSIFLGACNKYLDRAPLADVTPKEYLNTEADLATYTVTRYNFPSHAGWGMGTFVLDNHTDNQVASGYSTIWVPGEFKVSATGGDYDFTRIRHINYFLEMVLPKWKSNKLTGNLPNIEHYIGEAYFLRAFEYFSKLQNLGDFPIVKNTLIDNMGQLTAASVRNPRNEVARFILADLDSAINLLNVSPPNGKNRISKDVALLFKSRVGLYEGSWLKYHGNTARVPGGPGWPGAQSHPNFSINLAEEINFFLSESMAAAEQVADKVELVANIKDDGQNSSNNPYYNMFSDVDMSNYSEVLMWRSYSFSLGVTHNVNHYMNQNGGNSGYTKGLVESFTMANGLPIYANGSGYLGDDDFKNIKAGRDNRLQIFMKAPGELRVKDKMNTDGTPILESNPAILDIAETRYVTGYALKKGMSYLAAQLPGSAGSTGSITFRATEAYLNYLEASYLKNNFIDAKASAYWQKIRNRAGVNQDFMHTVNNTDMNEEAKDDFGAYSSGTLLSDKILFNIRRERRLELVAEGFRYQDLKRWRALDQLKSSPYIVEGFKLWSDMEHWYVNTSGVSTLVEPNTPGKTANVSAKSESLYLRPYRINNSANNLVLNGYKWANAHYLNPIAVQHFTITSTDGSASSSTLYQNPGWPITANEGAID from the coding sequence ATGAAACATATAAAATATACAATAGGATTAGTAGGGTTATCCATAGGAAGTATCTTTTTGGGAGCTTGTAATAAATATTTAGATCGCGCTCCATTAGCCGATGTCACACCCAAGGAGTACCTAAATACTGAAGCAGATCTGGCCACCTATACCGTGACACGGTATAATTTCCCTTCACATGCAGGTTGGGGTATGGGAACATTCGTGCTAGATAATCACACTGACAATCAGGTAGCAAGTGGTTACAGCACCATATGGGTACCAGGAGAGTTTAAAGTTTCTGCAACAGGCGGAGATTACGATTTTACACGTATCCGCCATATTAATTACTTTTTAGAAATGGTTCTTCCAAAATGGAAATCCAATAAGTTAACCGGTAACCTTCCTAATATTGAACACTATATTGGTGAAGCCTATTTTTTGAGAGCATTTGAATATTTCAGTAAGCTACAGAATCTAGGTGATTTCCCGATTGTCAAAAATACATTGATTGACAATATGGGCCAATTGACAGCGGCATCGGTGAGAAATCCTCGAAATGAAGTAGCCCGATTTATTTTAGCGGATTTGGATTCTGCCATTAATTTGCTCAATGTCTCTCCACCCAATGGTAAAAATCGTATCTCTAAAGATGTAGCGCTTCTGTTTAAATCGAGAGTTGGACTATATGAGGGAAGCTGGTTGAAGTACCATGGCAATACTGCACGAGTACCCGGAGGCCCAGGATGGCCAGGAGCACAATCGCACCCCAATTTCAGTATCAATCTGGCCGAAGAAATCAACTTTTTCTTATCCGAATCTATGGCTGCGGCAGAACAAGTTGCAGATAAAGTTGAATTAGTTGCCAATATCAAGGATGATGGCCAAAATTCGTCTAACAATCCATATTACAACATGTTTTCGGATGTCGATATGTCTAACTATTCAGAGGTATTGATGTGGAGATCCTACTCGTTTTCATTGGGCGTTACACATAATGTGAATCATTATATGAACCAAAACGGTGGAAACTCGGGTTATACCAAAGGCTTAGTGGAATCCTTTACCATGGCCAATGGACTTCCTATATATGCTAATGGATCAGGTTATCTAGGTGATGACGATTTTAAAAACATCAAAGCAGGCCGAGATAATAGATTGCAGATTTTTATGAAAGCACCTGGAGAATTACGCGTAAAAGATAAAATGAATACCGATGGCACACCAATTTTGGAGTCAAATCCAGCTATTTTGGATATTGCAGAAACCAGATATGTTACAGGTTATGCACTTAAAAAAGGTATGAGTTACTTAGCTGCACAACTTCCGGGATCAGCGGGCTCTACAGGTTCCATTACATTTCGAGCTACAGAAGCTTATTTAAATTATTTAGAAGCAAGTTATCTTAAAAATAATTTTATCGATGCTAAGGCTTCAGCATATTGGCAAAAAATCCGCAATCGAGCAGGTGTCAATCAAGACTTTATGCATACGGTTAATAATACTGATATGAATGAAGAAGCCAAAGATGATTTTGGAGCTTATAGTTCAGGTACTTTACTTTCCGATAAGATTCTGTTCAATATTCGTCGAGAACGCAGATTAGAATTGGTTGCCGAAGGTTTCCGCTACCAAGATCTAAAGAGATGGCGCGCACTTGATCAGTTAAAATCGTCGCCTTACATCGTCGAAGGTTTCAAACTATGGAGCGATATGGAACATTGGTATGTCAATACTTCAGGTGTTTCCACGCTAGTCGAACCCAATACGCCAGGGAAAACGGCCAATGTATCAGCTAAATCAGAAAGCTTATACCTACGCCCCTATCGCATCAATAACTCGGCGAATAACTTAGTATTGAATGGTTACAAGTGGGCCAATGCACACTACTTAAATCCCATTGCAGTCCAACATTTTACGATTACATCGACAGATGGTTCAGCTTCAAGCTCAACCCTTTACCAAAATCCAGGTTGGCCTATAACGGCCAACGAAGGAGCAATAGATTAA
- a CDS encoding FAD-dependent oxidoreductase, with translation MEKKEGARWCICQECQGRGKKSRKISKKVRLSYQEAWNQYEKTNGEGIAPVRPKGHLYTCLNCSGTGLIQSASHPIADNENFPHVAIIGGGIGGVALAVACLHRGIPFTLYERDSDFNARSQGYGLTLQQASKAIAGLGIFSLEEGVISTKHVVHTTEGKVIGEWGMRKWIPSDVETSAKRSNVHISRQSLRLALLKQLGDHHAVQWGHQLVDFKDSEDKGVGLSFQVDGEIKNVRADLVVGADGIRSSVRRLLIGEDITPLRYLGCMVILGICPLAALGDLKSSLLDSATVFQTANGNERIYIMPYTSDSVMWQLSFPIPEDEAKLLSAKGPQALKEEACLRTPWHDPIPQILAATLEAQVSGYPVYDRELLDAELLKKGGKVTLIGDAAHPMSPFKGQGANQALLDALELARDISRGCRSSHWKKAGLRQSVLIEYESEMIARSTSKVKDSADAAKFLHSEIVLLEGDEPRGRCVKKNPSE, from the coding sequence GTGGAAAAAAAAGAAGGAGCAAGGTGGTGTATCTGCCAGGAATGTCAAGGGCGCGGTAAGAAAAGTCGGAAAATTAGCAAGAAAGTACGGCTAAGCTATCAAGAAGCATGGAATCAATATGAAAAAACAAATGGCGAAGGAATAGCTCCAGTTCGCCCAAAGGGACACCTATATACATGCCTCAACTGCAGCGGAACTGGTTTGATACAATCTGCAAGCCACCCGATTGCAGACAACGAAAATTTTCCACACGTGGCTATTATTGGAGGCGGTATTGGAGGAGTAGCTTTAGCAGTGGCCTGTTTACATCGCGGCATCCCGTTTACCCTCTATGAGCGCGACAGCGATTTCAATGCCAGGTCGCAGGGTTACGGGCTGACTTTACAGCAAGCAAGTAAAGCGATTGCGGGATTGGGCATTTTTTCGTTAGAAGAAGGGGTGATCTCAACAAAGCATGTTGTTCATACGACAGAAGGAAAAGTGATTGGTGAATGGGGAATGCGAAAGTGGATACCCTCGGATGTAGAAACGTCTGCTAAACGCTCCAATGTCCATATTTCTCGACAATCTCTGCGCTTAGCGCTTCTAAAGCAGCTCGGTGATCATCATGCGGTACAATGGGGACATCAGTTAGTAGATTTTAAGGATTCTGAAGACAAGGGGGTTGGGCTAAGTTTTCAAGTGGATGGGGAGATAAAGAATGTTAGAGCAGACCTTGTGGTTGGAGCAGATGGTATTCGAAGTTCAGTGCGAAGGTTGTTGATTGGTGAGGATATTACACCCTTACGTTATCTAGGCTGTATGGTGATATTAGGTATTTGTCCTTTGGCAGCGCTTGGAGATCTTAAAAGTTCTTTGCTTGACTCAGCTACGGTATTTCAAACTGCAAACGGAAACGAACGAATTTATATCATGCCATATACATCAGATTCGGTGATGTGGCAATTAAGTTTTCCAATCCCAGAAGACGAAGCCAAACTCTTAAGTGCTAAAGGACCTCAAGCACTCAAAGAAGAAGCGTGCCTTAGGACACCGTGGCACGATCCAATTCCTCAGATTTTAGCAGCTACCTTGGAAGCTCAAGTTTCGGGATATCCGGTGTATGACCGAGAATTGCTCGACGCAGAATTGTTAAAGAAAGGTGGGAAAGTAACACTGATTGGCGATGCTGCCCATCCTATGAGTCCATTCAAAGGACAAGGAGCGAATCAGGCGTTGCTAGATGCACTCGAATTGGCTCGGGATATCTCAAGAGGATGTCGGTCATCCCACTGGAAAAAAGCGGGATTGAGGCAAAGTGTATTAATAGAATATGAATCAGAAATGATAGCTCGCAGTACCTCCAAGGTAAAAGATTCAGCAGATGCTGCAAAATTTCTACATTCTGAAATTGTACTCCTTGAGGGCGATGAACCTAGGGGAAGATGTGTAAAGAAAAATCCCTCGGAATAA